A window of Flammeovirga kamogawensis genomic DNA:
CTTTGCAGGAAGATTATTCATCCATAAATTTGTTACATCTACTCCATTAATTGTAACAGATTGTGCCCCCCAAGAGTTGATATAATCAATATCTTCAGAAGTAACCCAACATTGTTCCTCTACACCATCATAAGAAAAATCTAATGTTATAGGCTGTGAAGTTTCACAACCTCCAGTTTCATCACCTTCTGTCACAGTAATCATTACTGCTGCATTAATTTGTGCGTTACTACTTTGAGCCGTAATTGTTGCTTGTCCTTTTGCAACAGCTACTACTTCTCCTGTTGAACTTACTGTAGCAATTGATGTGTTTGAAGACGACCACGTAATACTTTTATCGGTAGCATTTGCAGGTACTACTTCTGCTGATAATTGAGTTGTAGCATTCACTTTTAAAGTTGTTGCATTCGCTTGAAGATTTAAGCCTGAAACAGCAATATCATTACCACCAACTTTAGAAAAAGAAAACCAATTGATGTTGAAACCTCCAATGTTTGCTTTAATACCAATTTCATATTCACCAGCTGATAAAGCTATTGTATGTTCAACAGTTTCCCAGTTTTGCCATCCACCTGTAGAAGGTATTGCAACTGTACCTAAAACATTTGCACCTGCATTTGTATCAATTTGTAGTTCGTTACCCCCGTTTAAAGAAGCAATTCTATACGATACTTTATAATTGCCAGCTTCAGCTACAGAAATTTTGTAACTCATCCAATCTTCGTCATCAATGTAACCAATGTTAGACCCACCGTTATTATCTAAAGTAGCTTCTACTTGTATTCCAGACATTGCACAAAAATCTTCGCTTTCTATTTGAGCAGGAAGAGCTACAGCAGTACATTCTACAGGTCCGCCCTCTAATGGATTCCAGAAGTTACCTGTAATTGTAAACATGTACAAAGCGTACAACGTAGTGTTAAAATAGCCACTTGGCGATTTATTTACTAAATAGTTATACGCTCCATCTATCTTATCCTGACCTGCTGGTGCATACATATAAGATGTTGCAAATGCTCCAGAGAAAGTTGCACTGTTATTTGTTCCGTAAGATGATCCATCCATATTGTAACCATCTACAATACTTCCTAAGCCACCTTTTGCTTCTGTAAATTGGTAACTTTGATTTATGTAATCACCTGCTTCAGAAACACCGAACCAAGCATAATCTGTTGCCATTCTCCAAGGAGTACGAGCCGCATCGTAATGATATTTTGTTCCACCTTGAAAATATCCACTAGCATCACCAGAAAAAGATCCACCCGAAGTACACCAGTCTGGAACTAATCCATAAGAAGGGTTTAAAGTTGATTTTATGTTAGCTAGTATCTCATAACATTTTGCTACCACTCCATTCCAATAGCCTTGATCGTTAGTATATTCTCCAAATACTCTAAAGTAAGCAGGTGTAAAATAAGATGGGTTAGTAATGTTATCGCCACCCCAACCTGGGCCAGGTCTAGGCACAAGCGTTGAAGAGATTTCTTTGTCTTTAATAATACCAATCATGTCTCTGGCTAAAGCTCCATAATTTAGAGCTCCTCCGCTACCCCAATTTGCTTCTGCAACTATTAGAGCAAAAGCATAATCAAATTCTGCATCGGCAGCACCACCTGTGCATCGGCCATCACCGTAGCCACAATCTGTAGCTACTTCCCAACAACCTTGGATTTTCCAATCCATTACACCATCCGCATTTTTAAAACGGTTATAGTACTTTGTTAGACCATCAAAAACATCTCTGTCTTTTGCATAAGCAGAAAGAAGCATACCGTATGCAATACCTTCAGAAACAGATTGGCTAGGGTTATCGAATCTTACTCTAAATTCTCCTGTTTCGTTACAATACTCTAAATAACCGTTTTTCCAGTTATTATAAGAAGCCATTGCTGCACTGTTGCTTCTTGCACTTGGCATATTACCATGTGGATAGTTTACTGAGTTTAGCGACTGACCAAGTAGTAAATGGCTCGTCAAAATCATAGTAAATAAAAAAATAATTCTTTTCATCATAAAAAATATTTATTAGTGTATTTAGAACACTCAAATATTAGCTATTGGATCTTGAGTTCTATTTTTTTAGGTACGACAACCCTACGACTTCCACTGTTATTGATGTAGACAAAAACTCCCTTCATATAAAAAACATTTCGTTTTCTAAGATGAAGTAAACACCCAACCTGTTTATTTTTAACAAGTTAACTATACGTTAAGAATACTATTTAGAATAAGACAGATAAACGAAAGTAGACTGTTTAATAAACATAGATTTGAAACTAGACTCTGCTGATATCTCAATAATAAAAACCTTACTCAGTGTATTATTTAAACGGTAGTAATGTATTTAAACAAAGAAACTTCTCTCCCACATAGCAGAAGAGAAGTTCTATTCCAATTTACAATACAATAATTATTGCACAACTAATTTTATCTTTTCAACCTTATCTAAATACTGAATAGTAATAATATACAATCCTTTATTGAAGGTCTTTTTATCTATTTTTGTTTCTTCTGATGTGACAATAGAAGAATAAACATTCTTTCCCTCTACATCAAAAATATTTATTTCTGCTCCTAGAGATTCAATAGGATGACTAATATGAACACTACCTGTAGAAATAGGGTTTGGATATACCTTAGAAGAAACCTTATTGAGTTCACTATTCAAACTTTCTCTCTGATTAGAATTACCTGCTCCTTCAATTTCGATATGCGCCCAAGATTCAGCCCCCTTAAAAGTGATGTAATATTTCCCATTCTCTTTTGCAGGAAAGTTATTCACCCAAAGGTTTGTAATATCAACCCCATTAATAGTAACAGATTGCGTACCCCAAGAGTTAATATAATTAATAGTACCAGATACTACCCAACATTGTTCTTCTACACCATCATATGAGAAATTTAAAGTAATTGGTGTTGCACTTTCACAACCTCCTACTATTTCTTCATTTTCCACGGTAATTGTACATAATGCATTCACCTGTGCATTACTACTTTGTGCTGTAATAATAACATTCCCTTCTGCTAATGTAATTACTTCTCCTGTCGAAGAAACAGTAGCAACCGCTGTATTAGAAGACGTCCAAGTCACCGACTTATCAGATGCATTTGCAGGTAAAACAGCTGCTGATAATTGTAATGACTGATTTACTGATAAGTTTGCTGTTGCTTGTGATAAAGATAATCCTGTAACTGCTACAGTCTCACTCGTTGTTTTAGAAAATTGAAGTGCTTTAATGTTAAAACCACCTTTTTCAAATACAAACTTTACTTCTTTAGTACCTGTAGTTACAGACGCTGTTCCGCTTTCTTGAATTGAAAATGCTTCCCATCCTCCTGTGCTACTTACCTGTTTAGTTCCTGTCACATTTACACCGTCAATCTCAATATGATATTCTCCTCCAGTACTATTTGCTGCTAAAGAAGTAGAAATCACGTATTCTCCGCCTTCTGTAAAATTCACGGTATATTTTAACCACTCATTATCCTTTGTCTCTCCAATATAATAGGCACCATTTCCACCAATTTGATAGATATCTACCGCATCGTTTCTAAAAGTCCAATTAACATTCCATATGGCTCCATCTCCATAATCACCAACTGCTCCTTGTTCAAAGTAAGCGTAGCCTTGTTTTCCTAAATCATAATTTACAGCTGTAATATTATCCGAAGGAATGTTTACCATTTCATAAGCCTTAGTTACTGTTGTCCCTACTCCTCTTGTTGTGGCATCAATAACAGAATAATTATATACACAGTTATCTATTCTTGTGTTAGTAGCCCATTGCATTAAAGCAGCTTTTGCATTGGCTACAGATGGTTTTGCTCCTTCACCATTCCAATATTTCAATACATCTTGCATTCCTTGTGGCATATCAACTTTTAATAAACCTTGAATTTGATTTATCTTTTTTAAAGGCCAGAAAGAGTAACCAATATTATTCGAGTTAAGTAATTCAAAATTCTCACTATACCATTGGTTAGAGTTTTCTCCAGTTTCTCCACACCATATAGGCGTATTTGTTGAGTTTCTAAGGTCTATAAATTCTTGGATTGATCCCTGATCTACATCTGACCAATATTTATGAAAAGCATACACCATATTATTATCAAAGGCAGGAGTCAAACCTCTAAAATCATTTGCCCACCAGTTACCTTCTATAAATACAATATGATTACTATCTACTTGTCTTAACTCCCATAAAATAGATGTATAAAGGTCAGATAGCATTTCATTCTGATCGCCTAATTCCCAATTTGTCTCATTTAATAAATCGTAGCCTGCAATCCACTCTTCATCAGCATATCTAGATGCAATTTCTCTCCATAAATGTACTGTTTTTGATCTATTCTCTCCGCTTTCCCATAACGATGGATAGGCTGGATTATAATCTGATATTGGCTGATCCTCACCTTGACCACCTGGAGCTGCATGTAAATCTAAAATTAAATAAACTTGATGTTGCTTACACCAAGCTAACAAATTATCGATAAGGTTATAACCTCTAGAAATAACCGTACTTTGCCCCTCCACAGGTTCCTCTTGAATAGGTAACGTGAATAAATTATAGTGCAATGGCACACGAATACTA
This region includes:
- a CDS encoding glycosyl hydrolase family 8, producing MILTSHLLLGQSLNSVNYPHGNMPSARSNSAAMASYNNWKNGYLEYCNETGEFRVRFDNPSQSVSEGIAYGMLLSAYAKDRDVFDGLTKYYNRFKNADGVMDWKIQGCWEVATDCGYGDGRCTGGAADAEFDYAFALIVAEANWGSGGALNYGALARDMIGIIKDKEISSTLVPRPGPGWGGDNITNPSYFTPAYFRVFGEYTNDQGYWNGVVAKCYEILANIKSTLNPSYGLVPDWCTSGGSFSGDASGYFQGGTKYHYDAARTPWRMATDYAWFGVSEAGDYINQSYQFTEAKGGLGSIVDGYNMDGSSYGTNNSATFSGAFATSYMYAPAGQDKIDGAYNYLVNKSPSGYFNTTLYALYMFTITGNFWNPLEGGPVECTAVALPAQIESEDFCAMSGIQVEATLDNNGGSNIGYIDDEDWMSYKISVAEAGNYKVSYRIASLNGGNELQIDTNAGANVLGTVAIPSTGGWQNWETVEHTIALSAGEYEIGIKANIGGFNINWFSFSKVGGNDIAVSGLNLQANATTLKVNATTQLSAEVVPANATDKSITWSSSNTSIATVSSTGEVVAVAKGQATITAQSSNAQINAAVMITVTEGDETGGCETSQPITLDFSYDGVEEQCWVTSEDIDYINSWGAQSVTINGVDVTNLWMNNLPAKQDGKYYVTFKGQESWAHVEIMGTSSNGRTSAESLTSNFTETVVYPNPVTEEDVFINHPANTIGAQVRVFDLEGKTIYSTQTISNKTQIARSVFNKGLYIITVEYVDSIQKIKLIVK
- a CDS encoding carbohydrate-binding protein; its protein translation is MKQALSILLLLLANQIVVGEILTINNCNTIVIPSQIESENYCGMSGIQTEQTQDESGNLNIGYIDDDDWMSYNISVPASGTYTLSYRVASANGGNEIQIDKDKGATVLGTITVPATGGWQTWQTITHDISLPQGEYEIGIKANIGGFNINWFSITGNVQPQNNFLHTSGKNIVDGNGTNILLNAINLDGWMVQEGYIMEVPFGPQWEIEQGIIDVIGEQNKQEFYDAWLDNMVTEADVIQIKEWGFNSIRVPLHYNLFTLPIQEEPVEGQSTVISRGYNLIDNLLAWCKQHQVYLILDLHAAPGGQGEDQPISDYNPAYPSLWESGENRSKTVHLWREIASRYADEEWIAGYDLLNETNWELGDQNEMLSDLYTSILWELRQVDSNHIVFIEGNWWANDFRGLTPAFDNNMVYAFHKYWSDVDQGSIQEFIDLRNSTNTPIWCGETGENSNQWYSENFELLNSNNIGYSFWPLKKINQIQGLLKVDMPQGMQDVLKYWNGEGAKPSVANAKAALMQWATNTRIDNCVYNYSVIDATTRGVGTTVTKAYEMVNIPSDNITAVNYDLGKQGYAYFEQGAVGDYGDGAIWNVNWTFRNDAVDIYQIGGNGAYYIGETKDNEWLKYTVNFTEGGEYVISTSLAANSTGGEYHIEIDGVNVTGTKQVSSTGGWEAFSIQESGTASVTTGTKEVKFVFEKGGFNIKALQFSKTTSETVAVTGLSLSQATANLSVNQSLQLSAAVLPANASDKSVTWTSSNTAVATVSSTGEVITLAEGNVIITAQSSNAQVNALCTITVENEEIVGGCESATPITLNFSYDGVEEQCWVVSGTINYINSWGTQSVTINGVDITNLWVNNFPAKENGKYYITFKGAESWAHIEIEGAGNSNQRESLNSELNKVSSKVYPNPISTGSVHISHPIESLGAEINIFDVEGKNVYSSIVTSEETKIDKKTFNKGLYIITIQYLDKVEKIKLVVQ